A stretch of DNA from Candidatus Atribacteria bacterium ADurb.Bin276:
AGCTACAATGTTCCGATTACCAACCTTCCTCCGGGGGTTGGAGACTTTGGGAATGGCTATCTTCTCTATTATCTTCCCGGAAAATTTCTGAGCTGGTTCCGGCAACCAGCCGGTCTAGCTCGAGCTGAGATTCGTGAGTTGGTTCCCCTGGTGCCAAACATCTTTATCATCTCGCTTTTGATTATTCTGGTTTTTTGGTTCGTTCTCAACCGAACTCAATTTGGACAGCATACCTTCGCTATTGGAGGGAATGTTGATGCCGCCCAGAGAGCCGGAATCAATGTCGACTGGCATTTAATGAAAATCTACATGATTTCATCGTTTTTCGCTTCTCTTGGGGGGATCATGTATGTTCTGCGATTTGTCAATGGTCGAGCTGATGCTGGTTCCGTCCGGATGCTCGATTCGGTTGCTGCGGTGGTCATTGGTGGTGCTAGTCTCTATGGTGGGACAGGAGGGATGATTGGAACGATTATTGGAACATTCATTATAGGAGTGCTGGAGACGGGAATGGTCAATTTGGGGATACCAACCTTTAATAAATATATTTATGTTGGAGTGATTCTCATCTTTGCAGTACTTATCGATCAATTTTTTCCTGAACTGGTCAGAAAGGGAGATTAAACAGTATGGATGATCAAAAGATACCGGTTTTGGAAGTAAAAGATATTGTGAAACGTTTTGGAGGATTAGTGGCAGTCAACAAGGTTTCCATGGAGGTTGCGCCAGGTGAGGTTGTTGGACTCCTCGGAGATAATGGAGCAGGGAAATCAACTTTGATTAAGGTCGTTTCCGGAGTTTATCATCAGGATGAGGGACAGGTAATATTTCAGGGGAAAGAAGTAAAAATCGGAAATCCCATGGATGCTATCCGTTTAGGGATTGAGACTATCTATCAAGACTTGGCCTTAGCAGAAAATCTCAATGTCTATTCCAACATCTTTTTAGGACGAGAAAAACTCAAAAAAGCTTTGGGATTGATTGACGTTTTAGACCATGATTATATGCACCAGGAATCGAAAAAAGTTCTTGATCAATTAGGGATCGAAATTCCTTCTTTGAAAAATAAAATTAAAATGCTTTCCGGAGGTCAACGTCAATCAGTGGCAATTTCACGTTCCATTTACTGGAATGCCAAACTTTTGATTATGGATGAGCCGACCGCTGCTTTGGGTGTTGCTGAACAAAGAAAGGTGCTTGATCTAGTGAGAACTTTAAGTGCCCAGGGAGTAGGGATTATCATCATCAGCCATCAGCTTTACGATGTTTTCCAAGTTGCGCATCGATTGGTAATTTTGCGTCGGGGCGAAAAAGTGGGAGAGTTGATGGTCAAGGAAACCAATCCCGATGAAGTAGTCAGTTTGATGGTCGGTGCTGAGCTGGTTCAACATGAATAAAAAACCGTGAGTTGTGAGTAGTTAGTCGTGAGCAGAGAGGGGTAATAAGTCCTCCCTTATCCTCACTTTTTCCCGTTAAGAAAGACTGAGGATATGGTTGCTAATGAAGTGCTAGAATTTATCAATCAATGTTTTCAAGGAGACAAATCTTTTGGTAATCCAGCGAAGTCTTTGTTTCCCTTGATATTTGTTCCTGTTAGAAGCGATCTAGGTGGATTGGAGAACCTGCGGTGATATTTCATGGAAAAAAAAGAAGAAGAATCTGTTCTATATGCAATTGGCTAAAACTTCCCGATGTT
This window harbors:
- the mglA_7 gene encoding Galactose/methyl galactoside import ATP-binding protein MglA — its product is MDDQKIPVLEVKDIVKRFGGLVAVNKVSMEVAPGEVVGLLGDNGAGKSTLIKVVSGVYHQDEGQVIFQGKEVKIGNPMDAIRLGIETIYQDLALAENLNVYSNIFLGREKLKKALGLIDVLDHDYMHQESKKVLDQLGIEIPSLKNKIKMLSGGQRQSVAISRSIYWNAKLLIMDEPTAALGVAEQRKVLDLVRTLSAQGVGIIIISHQLYDVFQVAHRLVILRRGEKVGELMVKETNPDEVVSLMVGAELVQHE
- the rbsC_30 gene encoding Ribose transport system permease protein RbsC → MSAEDIRKLSGNKREWGVLIGRSWVYLFLIGEIIIFSLLGTGFFSAKNFQNIMVNSMTILLLAAGQTFVIITSGIDLSVGFVMGFASVVSAKMMVSFYAMGFPSGLAIISGVLITLLIGLLPGLLNGFLVTKMKVPPFIATFGMYGIAYGFSEIISYNVPITNLPPGVGDFGNGYLLYYLPGKFLSWFRQPAGLARAEIRELVPLVPNIFIISLLIILVFWFVLNRTQFGQHTFAIGGNVDAAQRAGINVDWHLMKIYMISSFFASLGGIMYVLRFVNGRADAGSVRMLDSVAAVVIGGASLYGGTGGMIGTIIGTFIIGVLETGMVNLGIPTFNKYIYVGVILIFAVLIDQFFPELVRKGD